GCCGCGCGGCCCGCCAACAACGATCCGATGCAATACAGTGCGATGTCAAAGCCCATGTCGTGGAGTTCTTTCGGGCTTTTGTACGGCGTCTTGGGACTTCGCTCGATCATATTGGCCAACACGCCGCTGGGGCTGTTCTTGAATTCAGCCGCCACCCGGCGCAGTTGGTCTTCGTCTTCCGGAGCTTCCACAAATAGAATATCGGCTCCAGCCTCGGCATAGGCAAAGGCGCGGTCCATGGCCGCTCTGAATCCCTCGACGGCGATGGCGTCGGTGCGGGCCATCACCGAGAAATCTTCCTGCTCTCTGGCGTATGCCACAGCGGGACGGACGCGGAGCCGGATCATTTCTTCGGCCGATATCAGCTGCTTGCCCGTTCCACCCGCCCCTTCCATATGTCCGCAACTTTTGTTCACATTCTGCTGATCTTCCAACTGGATATACTGCCCCCCCTGTTTGTGGATCTGTCTACAAGTCAGGAGAATGGAAGAAGGCTCTACTCCGTACCCCGTGTCGGCATCCACTCCAATGGGAAGCGCCGGATTTCCGGTCTGTAGGGCGGCCATCCACGTAGCCTGCTCGATAATGTCCGTCTGCCGAACGATTTCAGTGCGCAGGATGTACCCCATGTCCGGTAGACCATGCATGGCGGCGCACAGGTAACCGGAGACAAAGGTGACAAACCCGCCTATGAAGTCCGGCACGGCCTCCTGTTCATACAGGCTGTAAACCGAGTGGTGCAGTTGGCGGGCTTCGGCTCCGTTGGCCACTCCGATGGCCACCAGAATACGTTCCCCTTTTTCTCTCATCAGTTTTTTGAAACCGATGCGTTCCAAGCCGAATGAGGGTGTTTCCATCAAGATATCCTACGTGTCTTCAGAATGAGCGTTCACAACTTCCAGGGCCCGTTCGAGGTCCTGCAAACGGAAAATACAAATCGCCCTATCCATTTGAGGGTGTGCGGACGCGTAGAGGTAGTCGATATTGATCCCGTTCTGACTCAACAAGGCGGCTACCCTGCCGGTGGCTCCGGGATTATTGTCCAATTCCACCACGAGCACTTCTGTGTCAATAACCCGAAAGCCTTGTTTTTCCAGAACCGATTTGGTTTCTTCCTGTCTCTCCGCCACGATTCGCAGCACCGCTTCCTCCACGGTATCGATGGCGCAGATGGCCAAAAGGTTGATGGATTCCTGGGCCACCACCGCGCACAATTCGGCAAGGGCGCCTACACGGTTTTCCAGTGATACGGAATACTGCCGCATGACCTGGGCTTTCTGCTTCAATTCCACGGGCCTGTTCTCCATTTTTACAGGTTTGCCTCATTAAGAGGCAGGGTCCCTTTGATGTCAAGCAGGATCTTAGAGGAAACGAGAAGAAGTCGGTTCAGGCTGCATCGCAACCCCGACCACGCTGGAAGGAAATGAATAAACAAGGAGTTATGCGTTTCAACGGGATGTGATAGGGCCGATAGTTCTTGACGTTTGGCGGATGAAAGGGTATGGTCATAGTTGCTTGGGAGTGCATAGGCTGAGAGCCGATTCTTCGGCAACCCCTAGAACCTGATCCGGGTAATACCGGCGTAGGGAAAGCATAGATAGCGTCCCCATCGAACGTGCTTTCGACTAACCGCCTTCGGATTTCCCTTCCTGGAGTCCCGCAAACGCGGGGTGCGGCAGTTCAGCCACACGATATGCCCGGCAACTCAAGCTGTACCGAATGTATGCGTGCTTTGCACCATGCGAAATCGGTCGTTTACCAGAGGACCGTCCGTCCGGTCTCATGGTATACGAGGCACTCTGTTTGCGACCCCGAGGGGCGGATGTTCGCCCTGTAACTCTAACCGGAAAGGCCGGGGCAGGACTCTGTTCCGCCCACGGCTCGATGTCGGCCGGAAGGCTGTACATCCCTTTCACCCGGAGGAAGCATGACACAGATCGAAATGGCGAGAAAAGGCGTATTGACGGATGAAATGAGAAGCGTGGCCATATCGGAGGGTAAGGACCCCGACGAAATCATGTCTCTCGTCGCGCAAGGCCTGATAGCGATTCCTGCCAACCGGAATCTCAAAAAGCCGCAAATCAAAGGTGTCGGTAAAGACCTATCCATTAAGGTCAATGCCAACATCGGCACTTCATCCGATCAGGTGGACCTGGACATGGAACTGAGCAAACTCAAAGCCAGTGTGGAAGCCGGGGCGGATACGGTTATGGATTTGAGTACGGGCGGGGACATCGGCTGGATCCGAAAACGAATCACGGAGGCGACTCCCATTCCTCTGGGCACGGTCCCCATTTACCAGGCTGCTGTTCAAACGACCCGGGACGACCGGGGGATTATTCACATGGATCCGGATGAAATTTTCGATGTCATCGAACAGCAGGCTCGGGAAGGCGTGGACTTCGTCACGGTGCATTGCGGAATCACCACCTTGGCCTTGGAAAGACTTCGAGCCCAGGGGCGCATTACGGATATCGTCAGCCGGGGCGGCGCCTTTTTGGCCACATGGATGTTGTACAACAAGGAGCAAAATCCTCTCTACGCTCAATTCGACCGGTTGCTGGACATCGCCTACGAACACGATGTGACGTTGAGCCTCGGCGACAGCCTTCGACCCGGCTGCCTGGCCGACGCCACCGATCATGCGCAGATTGAAGAACTCATTGTGCTGGGGCAACTGACCAAGCGCGCTTGGGGCCACAATGTGCAAGTCATGATCGAAGGGCCCGGACATGTGCCGTTGAACCAGGTCGAGATGAACATTCAGTTGCAGAAACGTCTCTGCCACGGCGCCCCGTTTTATGTGCTGGGACCTCTCGTAACGGATATTGCATCAGGGCACGACCACATTGCGTGCGCTATCGGCGGAGCCGTGGCCGGAATGGCGGGAGCGGACTTTCTCTGCTATGTGACTCCGGCCGAGCATCTGGCCCTGCCCGGTGTTGAAGATGTGCGGGAAGGTGTCATTGCATCCAAGATAGCGGCCCACGCGGCGGATCTGGCTCGAGGCAACAAACTGGCCTGGGAGAAAGACCTTGCCATGGCCCACGCGCGCAAGACGTTGGACTGGGATAAGCAGATTGCCCTGTCGCTGGACCCACGGAAAGCCCGCGCCTACAGGGAGAACAGCAAACCGAAGTCCGAGGAAGAAGCGTGCACCATGTGCGGTCCCTTCTGTGCGATCAAGCTCGTTCGGGAGTATTTCAACGATTCGGAAGCCTCCGGATGCGCATAGACATAGGCTGAATCCGTTGACATCGTTTCCTCGGTGTACGGAAGATCCTCCCTGTATCAAAAAGGAAGCCGCACCGTCTTAGACCGTGCGGCTCATGTTTAAGCAACCGGACGGGTGTCTGCGGGAAACTCTCTTGATTTCCCCCGGTCGAGCATAGAGAATCGGGGCAAGGAACGGAACCGTCGAAACCCAATGTGTCTCCCTGCGTTCACTAAATCAGCCTGCGCCTCGTTCCAATAGGCCGGACAGAGATACCTCTGTGTATGTCCTTCATTTTTGGGCGTCGCCGATCAGGGCCTTGGTCATAATCTCCGACATTTTGGCCGGATCGTGGGGACAACCGGCGATCTTTATCGCGTTTTCAACATCCTTGTTCGCTTTAATTGCACATTTGCCGATGAGAACGACACGCTCCGAATCGCCGCTGGGCTTGACATCCACGCCCATAATCAATTCCGCCCCGCCGATGGCGGCGCCTTTGTTGGACCTGCAAAAATTCATCGCTCCGGCCCAGGCGTTGAAACCGCATGCCGAGCAGACGCC
This genomic window from Deltaproteobacteria bacterium contains:
- the thiC gene encoding phosphomethylpyrimidine synthase ThiC, with product MTQIEMARKGVLTDEMRSVAISEGKDPDEIMSLVAQGLIAIPANRNLKKPQIKGVGKDLSIKVNANIGTSSDQVDLDMELSKLKASVEAGADTVMDLSTGGDIGWIRKRITEATPIPLGTVPIYQAAVQTTRDDRGIIHMDPDEIFDVIEQQAREGVDFVTVHCGITTLALERLRAQGRITDIVSRGGAFLATWMLYNKEQNPLYAQFDRLLDIAYEHDVTLSLGDSLRPGCLADATDHAQIEELIVLGQLTKRAWGHNVQVMIEGPGHVPLNQVEMNIQLQKRLCHGAPFYVLGPLVTDIASGHDHIACAIGGAVAGMAGADFLCYVTPAEHLALPGVEDVREGVIASKIAAHAADLARGNKLAWEKDLAMAHARKTLDWDKQIALSLDPRKARAYRENSKPKSEEEACTMCGPFCAIKLVREYFNDSEASGCA
- a CDS encoding isocitrate lyase/phosphoenolpyruvate mutase family protein codes for the protein METPSFGLERIGFKKLMREKGERILVAIGVANGAEARQLHHSVYSLYEQEAVPDFIGGFVTFVSGYLCAAMHGLPDMGYILRTEIVRQTDIIEQATWMAALQTGNPALPIGVDADTGYGVEPSSILLTCRQIHKQGGQYIQLEDQQNVNKSCGHMEGAGGTGKQLISAEEMIRLRVRPAVAYAREQEDFSVMARTDAIAVEGFRAAMDRAFAYAEAGADILFVEAPEDEDQLRRVAAEFKNSPSGVLANMIERSPKTPYKSPKELHDMGFDIALYCIGSLLAGRAAQQRYYHILGQGRQVLQGADESESRWFGGFNQIIGREQTEAWNRFFHNEPDSK
- a CDS encoding amino acid-binding protein — encoded protein: MELKQKAQVMRQYSVSLENRVGALAELCAVVAQESINLLAICAIDTVEEAVLRIVAERQEETKSVLEKQGFRVIDTEVLVVELDNNPGATGRVAALLSQNGINIDYLYASAHPQMDRAICIFRLQDLERALEVVNAHSEDT